The window TACTCGGGAGCCATGTCCCGGCAGTGACCACACCAGTTGGCAAAGTAGTCCACGATCCAAATTTCCCCTTTTGGCTTTTTATTTATAAATTGTTCAAACTTTACTGCATCCAGCTTCATAACTGGAATCAAGCAAGATTAAGACTCATAAACAAAGAATAAAAAATGCAACAAAAATTATAGCATGGGAGAATTCTAAAGTATTAAAAAACAAAGTAGGTCCTTGAGAAAAGAGACGACGTTAGGAATTATTAATGAGTAAACATTATTCACATTCTGCATGGACAAACTTTTTTTTACTATTATTATGGTTAACAATATGAAGTTTGAGGAACTGCTAGAATAATTATAGCTGGAATTTTGTACATACAAGGatcccagtagtacagtcaggttcgttctggactcacaatcaagaattctgggttcgaatcccaggcgggacagaaatggttgggcacatttcctgtcACCTGTCCACCTGGACAGGTGACATTAGGTGatgccagtaaataggtacccagtggGGTTTGTTAtgaggttgcatcctggagaggatcagtaatttgaccctgggggagacctcgatataagcctaacatgtactgtatgtataaactggctgcctgtccctcgacacaatgaattattatttattattattgactCATATTGGTTGCATTTAAATGCACCCAAGTTTCAAGAATTagagaaaaataaaataaaaccaaTTAACATATACTAATACACAACATGAAACTCACCAGCAGGATTCATAGTATCTCTGACAAATTCAACAATTTGGGCAGCAGTGTGGTAGCCTAAGTATTCATGAGGCACACTTTGATTGTACAGAATAGTAGTTGGATACTGATGAATGTTGAATCTGGTACACAGTTCATGGTGCAGTGTGCAGTCTATGCTCCCTGCAACACAgatgaaggcgatgagtcacaataacgtggctgaagtatgttgaccagaccacacactagaagttgaagggacgacgacgtttcggtccgtcctggaccattctcaatcgacttgagaatggtccgagacggaccgaaacgtcgtcgtcccttcaccttctagtgtgtggtctggtcaacaacacaGATGAATATCATATATAACCCAAATTTTATGGAGTTATTTGAATATGTTGTCCTCCATTTCACCATTAACTCTCTTACACTAACCAACTTTTAATACATTGATTTATTGCCTGGTCTATCCATTTTACTAAACATGATTAAATTCAAAATCAGGCTTTGAGTATAATGAAAAAGAGCTTTTCTAAGTGTGATTTGATTGCTTTGTACGGCAAAAACCCTCTGACCCCAGGAAAGGCCTATGCCTAATCAGGACAGATTGACACTCTGCGCTGAATAATACTCAATTTAACCCAGAATGACTGCCTGAATACCTATTCTTTGATTTAAAGACTCCCCCAAACACCCAACTAGGCAATCCAGGGACTGCTAATTTGCATCCCAGCAAATTGTCAGTTGCTTAGCTGCTGCACCTCACTGCAAGCAGCAACACACCTGACAAATAATACAGGAACCATACAGCAAACACACCTGACAAATACAGGGACCTCAcaattgtagcgagtagattatcccaataatatactcactccaaatgcattgttaatattcctgtcaacctttggagatgaatgaggtgaggcgttgcctgggcaacacggtgaggtgttgcccgagcatataagcagcggtgtagcgaacattggctagtctactttcaagtgtggtctagagcagacacttgcgagatactgtaccgacgctcagtgcgctcaactcacaccaaagtatcaccggtgtacttctgtatattcgaccaaatatatatatagtatcttagtgtctgtgtttatttgtcaccatactttacgtaacaataaaaACCGTTACACAATCAAACTGAGCCTGCAAGCAACCTATGAAAGCCAGGATAGGTGAACAGAAGATAAAGCTTGGGAAAACCTAATAACTTTTTCAGGTGATAAGTGTTGAAGACGAAGCCAAAATAAAAATCAAGTAACACTAATACTTTAAAGTGACACTAATTTCCTTTaagcaaaaaacaaaaaaaagcaaTCTGACACCTTGGACACACTTCAAATGGGAATTACTTTGAGGATAAAATTCTGAGAAGCCCAAAGACAAGCAATAGCCATTGTCTAACACCTCAATGGAACCGACCTGGCCAAACGACACCTGTTAAGATAAAACACAATCGAAACGCTGATGGTAACATGCAGCCATCATGTCCTCTTGGGAGGGAGGACTTGGTTGAGCTCAATTCAAACTGCAGCAATTTACCAAATGTTTATGagactctcttcccccccccccccaccaccaaaatGAGGAAATCCCCAAAGCAGGAGATTCTTCAAATacaggaggttaccttgaggttaccttgaggtgcttcaggggcttagcatccccgcggcccggtcgtcgaccaggcctcctggttgccggactgatcaaccaggctgttggatgcggctgctcgcagcctgacgtatgagtcacagcctggttgatcaggtatcctttggaggtgcttatccagttctctcttgagcacCCAATCACTGCAATCTTTCATCCAGCAACAAGCACATGAGCTGAAAAACCTGCTCAGAGCTTTCAGTCGAACCCAACATAGGGAATAACATCATACAAGCAAAATAGAACTGACCCAGAGAAGACTTAAGCCTCTAACAGTGAAACACTTCCCTAAGATAAATTGACAAAAGGGAAGCCAGCCACACTGTTTCCTGGAAGGAAGGAATTAGAGCAATAATTCACAGTAGCACAAGCAGAATTACAAAGGAATTTACTTCGTCTTGTACTGCTAAAACCTTAGATTTTTAATGTAATTAaatatttcacaatattgtaccaTGTTTGAGACATTAAAAATACCCCACTCATGGCACCGAGTGAAAACATAAACCCCGGTAACCAAATGGCTAACTTTTGGCCATATTTTAATACTATACCATtaataaaatcaataaaaatCTACATACTGTACTACAGTAGTAAGCCACTGCATTCAACATCACTTAATCCTTACCAAAATTAACGGGAGTGTGAACAAGTTTGCTCGCTTTACGAAATTCAGGGAGAAGCTTCATGCACGGTGGGCACCAGGGAGCGTAGAAGTCCACAAACCATGTTGATCCATCGCTCAGCACTTTTGGAAATTTCTGAGGAGTTAGTATTTGGAAGTGTGGGGCCGAAGCACCTTCTCGTGCAAACACTGCTATGTCGTGTGCTAGTAAGCGACCCTGTGgtggaagaaaaaatattttctaCTCGAATAATCATACGCTTGTAAAAATAACACACTACCATATGTTGTCAGTTATAAACTGTTTAAGGAATGTAAACAAAACCTTTAGGATTAAACTCACTTTAGGATATCTAAATGAAAAAGAATTTAACAAGAAGTCATCAATAATTGCAATTAACTAATTTTGATAAAATACTGGAATAAACACAAGTAGGAAAACAAGAGAAAGTTAAGATGAAAACAGTCCAGTTCACTAGCCTAAGGCAGAGGACAAGCACAGTTCAGTTCACAGTGCGGTGCTTGCTTCACTTTTCTTATGGGGGAATGCTGCTTCATATTTTTCCTTTGGGTTTGTCAAGGTTTAGTTTCATGGCACCCTTCTCTTCTGACATTTTAACTTTTCATGGATGCATTTTATCCTGACCTTGTATCCATCTTTCACTACATATTACAGTGCTGGAGTTTGTGACAGGATGGAAGTGCTTCTCTGTATCCCTCAGTTAGGGCTCTGCTCTGTCTTCATTATTATTGAGTCATGGTGGTCCATTGCCTCAACAAAGGATTTGTTATATTTCCCTTTCcctggaacccagggtcgtaacacaggGCTAGACCTTTAGACAGCTTTCCTTTACGTCTTCTCGAGGTTTAGTCCTTTGTGAAGTTCGTATCGGTGGCTTGTCTTAAAAATTCATTTTGCTTCCATCAGATTTTGAGAGTTGACAGTGAACTAGGAATCCTTTTTATTGTTTTGAAAGATGTTCGATTGTCTGCAGATGAACTCTGTATGGAATTGCCAGCTTCCAGTCAGTGGCACCATTTCCAGATCGTAGGGCTTTTGCTGTGGATGTGTTTCACCTTAACTGAAATCATTAGTCGTATTTGTACCTTTTCCCTTCGTACCTGTCTAGTTACTCTTTGCCATGCTAACCAGGTTGGAGACTTTTGTAAGCCGCATCCTCCTCCTGGCTTCAATGTGACTGGATCAGCCGTGGTTCCGGGTCCTTCTAGCCTGTTGTTCCAACCTATTCCTCTTCTCGCGCCTGTGTTTCCCCCAGAGGATCACCTACATGGGAGTTGCATGTAGGTGATCCTCATAATTCCTATAAGTTACTCCAAATCTTGCTTCTCTTTCCGATTCCTGTAGTTATCTTCTCTTTATGGCATAAATTCCTCTCAGTGTCCTGTCATTTTTCCCAATCTTCATTACTGTACACTTGTTGGGGTTGAACTCCAGTAGTTTGTTACGATTATCCTGCAGCACTCTACAATCGCCTCTGTTTTTGCCTGCCTGTAGGTTTGTGTCATCTGAAAACAGTGACATGTATGAACAACCTCCCTCAGGTAGGTCATTCACATAGCCAGGATATTTTGTCACTAACACTGATAAATAATTGCAGTTACTTATTTCATCATTAAGTTGGGTTTGTGGGCATGAGCTGTTATGGTTGTGCTgtcagctgctgctgctactgcatgCACTACTACTTATGGATGCTCTCTTGGTACTAAGGCCCTCGCACCCAGGAGGGGTGATCACGATTTTTCTTCCAAGATATGgcaactgttgaccagaccacacactagaagttgaagggacgacgacgtttcggtccgtcctggaccattctcaagtcgagaatgaccattctcaatcgacttgagaatggtccaggacggaccgaaacgtcgtcgtcccttcaacttctagtgtgtggtctggtcaacatacttcagccacgttattgtgactcatcgcctgcatatggcaaCTGTTTACTGGAGGCCTGAGGAACCAGATGAAAGCCCCATGTAACTGCAGAATTGTTAAATCTTACACAGTACTTTAAAACATCCCTGATTGTATTATGCAGTTTACAGATAAATGACGAGAACATCCCTAGTTGTATGGCACAGTTGAAGGGTTAACAACTAACTTCTCTTAAATGGCAATTGCATGAATCTCACTGCCTAACTTACATGATGTAATTCATATCCTCCACCAGGTTTAAATAGAATAAATGACGGGGTTTTAGCAATGTAGAGCTCGTCACACTGCTTCTTCATCCGAGAGCATTCAATTCTTCCAAGATTAAGTGATGGCAGTAAAGCTGGCAACTTGCGAATCTGTTGACAAATAATATATCATGAATATTTCCACACATTGTAAATTTATAAAATTTAcagttaaataaaataaaaatataatatgaAATGCATCTTTAgagaaaatattaaatattacaAGTATTTCATactaaatatttaatattaaaatattaaatattgaAGCTATTTTCTATCCTGGACATTACAAAGATGCAGCTAAAGTGCGAAGCAACCCCAACACTTTCATACGGTGAGAGTATTTGCATTGAAAACAAATCTTTAGCATGACTATTAGGAAGTGACAAAAATaccccagtgttgaatgtaacgaAATGCCAAATTTTGGTTAAGCCCTGGTAGCTCCCTGAAGCTCCAATGCTGATCATCTACTAGGTGCCACCAGTTgcaagacttttttttttttataggcaTACTGGGGACCACTAATTGGGGTTAATTGTGGAATTATTGTGGGTTGATCCGATTTTCCTGGACCCCCTTTTCCAGGGCTCGTGTTTCTCAGGTCATCTGCagtgttattaagtctagcctgcCTGTAATCTGCCCTCGTGCGCATGATATTCAGAAATTTGCTGCTCTCTTGGCTGTGTTTGCCAATATGTCTTGAGCCAATATTCGGATGCAGGGGTTTTGGTGGTCGAAAAGGGTCCTGGGAGCCAGATATCGTGTAAGTGTTCCTTTCCCTTGTTGGCTTTGTGTGGCCTTTGGTCGTGTATCACAGCCCGTGTTTTCTTCGTTGTGATACCGAGGAGGAGGGAGCACTGCAGGTAAATACCCATATTTTCTATCTTCATGGGGTAGAtagtttcagggagccacaaggggcttcctactgaaaaccagcattgaatgtagtgAAACGCCAATTTCTGAGTGAGGCCCGGTagctccctgacaccctcccttcTCCAGGGAGTCGATGGTAGCTTTTCCCATCATCATAGAACTGAGTGTGGAGTAGCTGGCTGACCCGGTCTGCCTCCCTCTTTCACCCAAACGAGGGGGGGaaaggtgagggggaaggggaaggtgggACGAATGAGCTAGTGCTAGTTTTATGAATTTTCAATCGTTCATTTACATTGTGAGGTAGAGCGATTTCGAGGTCTTGATATTTTTTATAACCAGCAGTGGTCTCTCTTGTTTCAGTGCCTTTGTTGGAGCTTCCCCGGTGGTGGCAGACATGATTAAAATTCACCGACACTTTTATCATAGTGCCACTGCTTTCTGTGCCTCAttagaggggaccaggttctggcttgtggtccccagtaggcctaaaagAACGCCACGACTGATAGCACATAGTAGTTTGACACTATATCAGTattgtagcttcagggagccgcaaGGGACTTCTCCCAGGAAAGAGCAATATACTCTATATAAAataaacatgtaaatatataattttCTAATGTAGTATTATAATACAGTATAATGAAACTAATTTGAGTACATAAATTAAACACTGAATAGCCAAAAGCAAGAATAGTCATGCTTACCTCAAATGCATCATCATCGCTGTCGCCACTAAAGTGAATCAACCAAGATGTGGATTCCTCGTGCGATTCCAACTTCTGGCGAATATCCTAAAAAATTATATACATTTAAATGCAACGCTAACTTTGAAAATTAACTCAAACACACATACCTATCAGACAGACATGCTGGCTGGAGCTTCCAAGCTACTGTCATCTGGAGTTCTGTTTATCTAGGAACATAAGTGTGGAATGTAGCACAGCTAGTGGtatatgctttttcacccacaggattataaacccatggaattgCCTACCGGCCGAAGCCACAAACGGCAAAACTCTGTTGGGTTCTATCAGCATGAAAAATATAAGTAAATAAAGTGAGAAACAATGCTATGCAGGCTTATTGCCCATTCTTGTCTGAACTTTAATTTGATTATGATTTGAATAGATAATAGTGTGTTTGTAAACATTTATAATTTTACCCTAAGTTTACCTTGTACATGTCTTCGTCCACCAATTTCATTTCCGGCAGGAGTCCGAGCACTTCTCTTGCAATCTCTTGGGCATTGAGGCTGGAAATTTCTGTGCCGTGTCCAGACTGGATTTCCCCTATGTCAAAAAACTTTATTCCTGACTGCACACCAAGGGTGAAGCAAAGATCCTTCTCCTTGAAGCACTCCACAAATCCGACAGTGACTAGGCCATCCTGAAGAACAATGAACATTTTAAAATACAAAAAACAGTGTTACAATTAATACTGATATTGTGAAACAAATTGGTTGAGgatacattaaaaagtcaacatttTAAAAGACTGCTATTTCAATCACTTAACTACCAAGAAATTCAGAGGTACTGTATGCAAAACTTACCAGAATAGCACTTAGTTTAATTTGAGTAACCCAAAAGTCATCAACTTCATCACTATCTGCATGGAAACTAAGAAGCCAAGGTTTGCTCGAGAATTCCTGCTTTGATAATAATGCCTTAAAGTTGGCAGAGGAAACCCGTACAGCAGCAGAATGCACCTGACGGAGCACATAGTTCAAAAGCTGCTTCTTGGTTTTCTCCTGTGTGTATTTTGATTTCTGAAATgaaaatgtggaatgatcttcccaatcaCGTCAGACTCTCGTCTCTCAACTAGTTTAAGAAAATTCTAAGTACTGCCtagtaaactccatgtaacctatcaCTCCAAAGGACTCTTGTGACAAAATGAGGTGTCTACTTGCCGGGAGAAAAGTATTAATATGTATTATCTATAATGATCATTGTAAGTCCTTTATATTTGTCATCTAGCTCCTCTTGTTGGGTTTCAGATATTCAGTGCTACAATATTCACATCTTATTAATTATCAAGTGTTAATTCTGTCATGTattgcaacaccaccaccttttCTGCTTTATTCTATCTGATTCCTAATTTAAATACCACACAGAAAATCTCAGACACATCTTTCCCTAGGCACCAGTAATGATGCTACTTAACTCTAAGGCAAATAGatcaatgtatttatatatatatgtatatatacaggtATGTAATAGATCATGGTATTTCTTGGTCATATACTACTTACTCCTGGATACGAGACGAGTGTCGGATAGGAGCGGATGCCTTGGGAAGAACACAAGTGGTAATCGTCATCACAGTTTACCGCTCCTATTCTAACAACTCCTTCGAGTTCCCTAGCAACTTCCCGCCACACCGGAGCCAACGTATGGCAGTGTGAACACATAGGATGGTAGAAGTTGATGAACCATACATCTGGTGATCCACTCACACTTTGTTctgttgaaatgagtaaatgtttACAAGTACTGTATGTCAGTATATGAAATTAAAATGTGTTATTAAATTTGTAATATTTAATTAACATGACTATATACATTAAAATACTAATGCAAAAAGGCACGTCAAAAAGATTGCAAGGTGTACAATATCTTTATGTATCTGAAGAAAGCAAATGAGTAAAATGAATAGGAAACGGTGGAAGCTGTTAAGCTTGTCTGAAGATAATTGCATgttattaaaatcaataaatAGGTTTGATGAAAAAAGCAActcataattataataataataattcattgtgtctggaaaacaggcagccagtgtacatATACAGTATGTCAGACTGTCTAACCTGAGCAAACCTAGCTCGTACACAGCAGTTGCCTGAAAAGCTTCCAAACTCGAAGCAGAAACAGTGAGGACAGAGGCCCAGTGAGAATAAACCTCATTGGACTCAGGATTGTATGTTACCAACCCAGCAGGTGCCACAGCAGAGACAGAAAGAATGATGATCATCAGGTAGCCAATATAATGAACACCCCTTCAAGCTCACATAGTGAGAATGGGCTCGACGAGGTGATACTTAATGGAACATGCCAGACCCGAAGAGCATTACCAGGGCCTAAAGATAGCTAACCAAGCAGAATAGTGGCTTTGTTATTATGTGTGACACCTGTCCCTACAATTGTCCCTtcctcttatgttctttgtacacacattcttttgaattattatcatcatcatcatcatcatcatcaccattgtTAGAAACCCCACGCACCGGAACCACTTGCCAAACAGTCACCAAATGCAGTCAAAACTGACCAGACTACAAATTTTAACCGAGTTATGCTGTATGATCAGGCATGTGAACCTCAGCATGCTACATCACAACCAaaacaacaaccccagccaaGGGGCCCAAACAGAGGAATCAAAGATTCATGAATAGTCCAAGATAAGGCTTTCCATCCTGATGGCCTGGCctctgttgcccccccccccccccaaacactccAGAGAAGATAACTGACTGGGTAAGGGCAGTGCTAGTTGGCATTCAAGGAAGAGAGCCATCAGCACATGCTCCCCAAAATACAACAAAAGCCAAGCCCACACAATaagctgaagagaaaacacacaTATGTAAAGCTAATACAGCACTAACATAAAGGAAAGTCAAAC of the Procambarus clarkii isolate CNS0578487 chromosome 56, FALCON_Pclarkii_2.0, whole genome shotgun sequence genome contains:
- the LOC123770699 gene encoding dnaJ homolog subfamily C member 10; translation: MLGKTFLVSVLCALACGEDFYEMLGVAKNADLKEIRKGFKQKALKHHPDKNTDDPEAHEKFVRINRAYEVLKDEELRKKYDLHGEEGLDESRSGQQYHSWNYYHDNFGIYDDDPEIITLNKADFEQSVSGSPDVWFINFYHPMCSHCHTLAPVWREVARELEGVVRIGAVNCDDDYHLCSSQGIRSYPTLVSYPGKSKYTQEKTKKQLLNYVLRQVHSAAVRVSSANFKALLSKQEFSSKPWLLSFHADSDEVDDFWVTQIKLSAILDGLVTVGFVECFKEKDLCFTLGVQSGIKFFDIGEIQSGHGTEISSLNAQEIAREVLGLLPEMKLVDEDMYKDIRQKLESHEESTSWLIHFSGDSDDDAFEIRKLPALLPSLNLGRIECSRMKKQCDELYIAKTPSFILFKPGGGYELHHGRLLAHDIAVFAREGASAPHFQILTPQKFPKVLSDGSTWFVDFYAPWCPPCMKLLPEFRKASKLVHTPVNFGSIDCTLHHELCTRFNIHQYPTTILYNQSVPHEYLGYHTAAQIVEFVRDTMNPAVMKLDAVKFEQFINKKPKGEIWIVDYFANWCGHCRDMAPEYRKFARMMSHLPNIHVATIDCAEFGSICRTQGISSYPSIMLYPASSFGTQKVMKFNGWSRDAEAFRQWTYTSLPSKVTELDGELYEKVLHSTQPWLIDFYAPWCGHCQVFAPDFEDIAQALENSVHAGKLNCEMYRSVCQGAGVRAYPTVRLYRGSPNGNRQSTDGINFQNLDKNDIISGVPHWIPKYKKHDEL